Part of the Pelmatolapia mariae isolate MD_Pm_ZW linkage group LG3_W, Pm_UMD_F_2, whole genome shotgun sequence genome is shown below.
TTACTCACCTGAGGAGATTTGGTCCAGGTGTATCTGAGGTGTtagaacagctgtgttaaaggagcagaaatacagaaaagacCCACGAGAAGcagagacctcagtctgacccttaaaacagaaaaaaaaccaaaggaaaaaaacaaagatgatgTTCCTCAGGacgtcaaagtggagtggaaacaccgAAATACGACGGTCCATGTGTATCAGAGCAATGAACACCAGCATCTCTTACAGGACCAGGATCACAGAGACCACACAGAGATGAATGAAGATCCTCTGAGAACTAAAGACTTCaatctgaccctgaaagacctccacctcactgacagtggagtctacacctgcaccggctacaacaaggatggacacatgctgctacagaaatcagtgactctcagtgtcagaggtgagtgttacagctgtttgtccacagtgACTGAAAACAGGAATGAAGTTCAGGGAACTCACAGtagaagaaacaaaataaaacaggaaatgacccAACAACACTGACTGTAGATGATAGAGGATCACcatcactgacatctgtctgtctcatgttctcctttcagttcctgaggttcagatggtggaggagagagagtgaggagTCTGACATGCTGCCACTTATAACCAAATCTGACATTTATCAGGACGTCATGATTGGAGACTCACTGAACCTGAACAGATGAAGGTCCACATGAATGAGAGTGGAAAACATCAGCGAGATAAACAGGACCAGGTTTACAGAGGTCGCACAGAGATGGGGAGAGGTCTGTCCTGCTGCTTTGTCCAGAACAAGTTACTTAAAAAGGAGTGAAGAGCTGCAGAGTAGCCCAACAACATCATTATATTTAATCAAGActttgaaaaaaacattttaccaAAATGGTAAAAAACTGTTAACATAACTGGCTGCAGCTCTGATCACTGATTGGTTCACACAGTCCTCATTTCaatattttctatattttagaaaaaaaatgtccagaGTCACATGATGTGTTCAAGTGTCTGATGTAAAAAAAAGGGTTAATGGGGACTCGGATATAAGACTCACTCTGTTTGTCTGCTGCTCAGACAAAAATGACACTTCCACACCTGGACAACCCAATGAatccaatgtggctgaattcaaacaattctgcaaaatAATCACGACCAAAACttctccacagtgatgtgaaagactcatttaCAGCTCCTGCATATCTTCATTTGTGGAAATGTCACAGAGCTACATGTTAGTTTGATGTTAACTGGTTTTACCTTTAGATGGCGCTGTTTATATTAGTTCCTGTGAAAGCTGAAACAGTGACAGACTTGGTTAAATGAAGGTTTATTTGGCTTCATGAACAAACATGATCAGATTATAGAGCTCATATGGAGTCATGACACAAACATGGTTTTACCTGCTTTTAGTGACAGGCTTTGTAATTCAAGCTGAGGATACAATGATGTGATACAAAGATTTACAGCACATGAAGCAGAAACATTCAAATCATCACCATATCATATGCTACAGTTTAATAATGAACCAATCCAGCAACAATGATGGAAGAAACCAAGATGCTCCTGACTCTGGTAAAGGAGAGGAAATGAAACACAGACTGCTCTCTGCAAATATCTAACCTGCAGGTCTGTTGGTCATTTTTCTCCCATTTCAAATCCAGAGACTGTAAACACTGAGCAGAAACACAGAGTTCACCCCAGAAAATCTACATGTGCAGCTAAGAAGTGACTTTAGGTTTAAACCTCAGTgttttatacaaataaaattaaatgtctcATTTTCCCTCGGACTGACCCACTCGTGCTGCCCTCCTGTGGTCATGGCTGCAGACATGTCACAGTCTTCAGTCCTTCCCCCTGAAGCCCACCTCTCATAGCACACTACATAATCAGTGACCCAAAGCCACAAACGTGCAGTGCAGGAGTAGCGCAGTCCCAGCCAGACGAAAGGACTCGAGGCGTTTTTGGCTCTTTCCTGGACCCATCGCTGCTCTTTAGGGTTGCTGATTGAAACCAGGTCATGGTGTTTCTGTCTGCAGTAATTCAAGGCTTCCtcccaggttttgttttctctgaTCAGAATCAGTTTATCTGCCATAAAATCAGAGAAAACATGAAATCAGTTAAATCTGGATGTTTTGTCCAGTTTCACtggaagaacaaaagaaaacatttcagtgATTCTTCAGATGAATCAGCCGCTCTACAGAGAAATCTCTGTTCCAACCATCAGCTAAACATCTTCACCTCTGACAGAAGTTCAACATACATGCAGAAATAAGTGCCTGAAGAAACATACTGACCTAAATCCTCTCAGTGACTCCAGCCGTTCATCTATTGGACAAACAGCTGAGATAAATCTGTGTAAACTCACCATCATAGCAGAAGAAAGGCTTTCTTTGGTCACATCCAGCAGAGCTCCATCTTCCTGATCTCTCTAACAGAGTCGTAGCACATCTCCTGTTGTTTAGTCCATCATTAAATGAGTCCATGTCCCAGTATCTGAAAGAGAAGTTACTCCCATCTGACCACCTCCAGCTGTCTCTGAACAGGCCGATCCACGAGGCTTTAGACTTCTGCAGCTTCTTAAACTCTTCACTGTATATCTGATCGAGTCCACTGGCCAGGTCGGTGTGATGCTGTCTGCAGTAGCTCTGAGCCTGAGTCCAGGTCACAGACGTCTCATTCAAATGAAAGGTTTTATTGTCTTTCATCGTTTCTGTCaaatcaacagaaaaacacaaaaacatcttcACCATGCACCATTTACCAAGAACATATGATATAACACAGATTATAAACTAGATTATAACATTATTAAATATTGTATTATCATATTACTGTCCACTTATTCTCACCGTCATAGCAGATGAACGGAAATGTTTGAGTACATGGACGATCGTCCCACTTGTCTCCTGTCCTCACACAGTTCTCAGGGTATTTCCCATCATTTGGCTCTCTATCTCTCCAACAGGTATTATTTTCAGTGTATTCCTCCCCCGGCAGAGACCAGTGCCACCTCCTGTTGTCTCTTCCTGGCTCGCTGTACAGTCCAATCCAGGCTTCTGTTTGACTCTGTGCAGAGTCTTGAAGTCTTCTCATGTCTGTCAGGTCAAACACTTTGGCCAGGTCTGTGTAGTTCTCTCTGCAGTATGCCCGTGCTTCATCCCAGCTCATCTGTTCTTTAATAAAGTGGTACTCATACAGCTGACATGTGATGAAGACACACTGAcctaaaacagaagaaatactGTTGAATATCTGCTGATACAAGCAGGAAACTCATGTTCCCATCAAACTGTCCAGTTTACAGGTGAATCCTTGATTTTCTCAGTCAGAGTTCATTTGTTTAATGAGTCCTGATCAAACTAAAGGATTTTAGGTGGAAACAATCAGGAGCCCTGGTAAAATGATCACTCACCCATcagaagaagcagaaacagaCTCCACTGCATCGTCGCTCTGTCACATGAAAAtgacttttctttcatttggaGGAAACAATGAATCCAGCAGCTCTTCACTGTTTGATGGACACACAGCACTTTATATTAAACACAGATATCTAGTTTATCACACACTGCTGTAAGAAATATGTGATTATTCTTAGTAAATAATCATCTGTTAAAATTTGTCCATGAAGACAAAGCAACAGTTCAAATGTGGTCCACACAGCACCTCTGTACACAGACATGAAATGAGCCTGCAGGTTTGAATCTGGTTCTTCTCTGGTGTTCATGCAGACAGCTCTGCAGTAAATAACCATCTGTACTAACACACACTCTGTACTCAGTATTTGAATATGAACAAATAGAGTTTTTCCCACAGACTCAAAGACACAGTGTACATATCAGTTACATAGGGACTCATTTACATTAAGCTatggaaaaataacagaaacatcAAACACTGGACTGTCCAAGAAGCAGAACGAGGAAGTTTCATTCTAATATCTACATATGACTTCCTTGTTTGTTAGGTGGTGCAGGTGCAGGGGAGGGCTGTGACAGCAGAGGTACACATGGACatacatatatctatatatatatacagtggggcaaaaaagtatttagtcagccaccgattgtgcaagtgcccccacctaaaatgatgacagaggccagtaatttgcaccagaggtacacgtcaactgtgagagacagaatgtgaaaaaaaaaatccatgaatacacatggtaggatttgtaaagaatttatttgtaaatcagggtggcaaataagtatttggtcaataacaaaaatacaactcaatactttgtaacataacctttgttggcaataacagaggccaaacgtttactataggtctttaccaggtttgcacacacagtagctggtattttggcccattcctccatgcagatcttctcgagagcag
Proteins encoded:
- the LOC134621523 gene encoding putative C-type lectin domain family 20 member A, whose protein sequence is MKDNKTFHLNETSVTWTQAQSYCRQHHTDLASGLDQIYSEEFKKLQKSKASWIGLFRDSWRWSDGSNFSFRYWDMDSFNDGLNNRRCATTLLERSGRWSSAGCDQRKPFFCYDDKLILIRENKTWEEALNYCRQKHHDLVSISNPKEQRWVQERAKNASSPFVWLGLRYSCTARLWLWVTDYVVCYERWASGGRTEDCDMSAAMTTGGQHEWVSPRENETFNFICIKH